The Acidicapsa acidisoli genome contains a region encoding:
- a CDS encoding SurA N-terminal domain-containing protein: MRINATIAVHCAAQAAALLLLICCVVPAHAQADSAPASPEPETAPHAETLDSVVAVVNNQVILASDIDLEMRLFRLLPIGTRVDFTRAKALERMITRTLIEQQILLEDPQGLDVTPKDLEDSLAELRQSLPACKSHDCATAEGWSSYLATLGLTPERVSAYWARRMALLRFIEMRFRSGIRILPDEIRKYYQETLVPKYAKPEDAPSLEKLSPRIQEILLQQKVNVLLGDWVKSLQDQGQVEILDPALRDAAPPESGAEASPSAPAESASPGKGGRP; this comes from the coding sequence ATGCGGATCAATGCAACGATCGCAGTCCATTGCGCGGCCCAGGCCGCGGCGTTGCTCCTGCTGATTTGTTGCGTTGTGCCGGCTCACGCGCAGGCTGACTCCGCGCCTGCGAGTCCAGAGCCGGAAACAGCGCCGCACGCTGAGACACTGGACAGCGTTGTTGCGGTCGTCAACAACCAGGTGATCCTGGCCAGCGATATCGATCTGGAGATGCGCCTCTTCCGCCTGTTGCCGATCGGCACCCGCGTCGATTTCACTCGCGCGAAGGCGCTCGAGCGAATGATCACCCGTACCCTTATCGAACAGCAGATTCTGCTGGAAGATCCGCAGGGCCTCGACGTTACGCCGAAGGACCTTGAGGACTCTCTTGCTGAGCTGCGCCAGAGCCTGCCGGCCTGCAAGAGCCACGATTGCGCCACCGCAGAGGGATGGTCCTCGTATCTAGCCACGCTCGGTCTTACTCCGGAACGGGTTTCCGCATACTGGGCGCGCCGGATGGCGCTGCTCCGCTTCATCGAAATGCGCTTCCGCAGCGGCATCCGCATCCTGCCGGACGAGATTCGGAAGTACTATCAGGAGACGCTGGTTCCGAAGTATGCAAAGCCTGAAGACGCACCATCTTTAGAGAAGCTTTCCCCGCGGATTCAAGAGATTCTCTTGCAGCAGAAGGTGAATGTTCTGCTGGGCGACTGGGTGAAGAGTCTTCAGGATCAGGGCCAGGTTGAGATTCTCGATCCCGCGTTGCGCGACGCGGCTCCGCCCGAGTCAGGAGCGGAAGCATCGCCCAGCGCACCGGCAGAGAGCGCATCGCCCGGGAAGGGAGGCAGACCGTGA